In one window of Candidatus Alcyoniella australis DNA:
- a CDS encoding nitronate monooxygenase, producing MFKTRITELLGIQYPVIGGTMMYLSYPELTAAISEAGALGILASANYKQMPQFRDALKQTKDLTDKPFAVNLNMFPAIQQADNNLYLDEMEREGIKIVETSGHKAPDDLVGRIHDAGMLLIHKCVAPRYARKAESVGVDAVAVVGWENGGATGVLDLATSILIPRTVDSVSLPLIGGGGVGDGRGLAAMLALGADAAIIGTLLLSAEEAKIHPRVREELIRLQEHETTLILRSLHNTHRVADTEVAHKVQQMEEEQADIEQLLPLISGAKSQALWQDGNLDAGVLWLGQAVGFIKEIRPIKVLIEEMAQQAEQSLKRMRGLFGAD from the coding sequence ATGTTCAAAACGAGAATAACCGAGCTGCTGGGCATCCAATATCCGGTTATCGGCGGCACGATGATGTACTTAAGCTACCCCGAGCTCACCGCGGCGATCAGCGAGGCCGGCGCCCTGGGAATTCTGGCCTCGGCCAACTACAAACAGATGCCGCAGTTCCGCGACGCGCTTAAGCAGACCAAGGACCTGACCGACAAACCTTTCGCAGTCAACCTCAACATGTTCCCCGCGATCCAGCAGGCGGACAACAACCTCTACCTGGACGAAATGGAGCGCGAGGGAATCAAGATCGTCGAGACCTCGGGCCACAAGGCGCCCGATGATCTGGTGGGCCGGATCCACGACGCGGGCATGCTGCTGATCCACAAGTGCGTGGCTCCGCGCTACGCGCGCAAGGCCGAGTCGGTGGGCGTGGACGCCGTGGCCGTGGTCGGCTGGGAGAACGGCGGCGCCACCGGAGTACTCGACCTGGCCACGAGCATACTGATCCCGCGCACAGTGGACTCGGTCTCGCTGCCGTTGATCGGCGGCGGCGGCGTGGGCGACGGCCGCGGACTGGCCGCGATGCTGGCCCTGGGCGCTGATGCGGCGATCATCGGCACGCTGCTGCTGTCGGCCGAGGAGGCGAAGATCCACCCGCGGGTGCGCGAGGAGCTGATCCGGCTGCAGGAGCACGAGACCACGTTGATCCTGCGCTCGCTGCACAACACCCACCGCGTGGCCGACACCGAGGTTGCGCACAAGGTGCAGCAGATGGAGGAAGAACAGGCTGACATCGAACAACTGCTGCCCCTGATCTCCGGGGCCAAATCGCAGGCCCTGTGGCAGGATGGGAACCTGGATGCCGGCGTGCTGTGGCTGGGCCAGGCCGTGGGCTTTATCAAAGAGATCAGGCCGATCAAGGTCTTGATTGAGGAGATGGCGCAGCAGGCCGAGCAAAGCCTCAAGCGCATGCGTGGACTTTTCGGGGCGGATTGA
- a CDS encoding TonB-dependent receptor has translation MNILGIKTYCPMALLAAAVAMLCVLMPAAAIAADQEQNDDDDDQDQGEGNDVELPELVVTGTRTPHELSDAPVPISIVEGDEIEAAGAVDAGDAIQSVPGVFVDDYESASRGGPGSGVNLQGLPTDRVLILVDGQRVPWTMRAPDLELIPARLIRRVEVVKGPASSLYGSDAVGGVVNILTHNPTRKPRAEFELGAGSFYTFGGNVFHSWSAGPMGWVLNFNREQSDGWIDANAARSLIQMGKGVVDTLPKPYHRGHPYELNDVFGKLTARAGEHLKLRAQSRYHWEDNQLSDTDYGTVSDNKTRLSGLVGAQLDIGRLSVDLDLGYFRRTFRYREFSTTYVINPVPPPDYIKGTSNKGNTTVGDDFDAQLNSSYLLAGWNLLSAGLAWRHEQLDYSAFETSSMTDAEQAYDAFQTVLSAYLQDELFLLGGRWSIVPGVRVDYHDTWGVETNPKLSTLAKLGPSTALRLSAGRAFLAPTLSQLYRPTFRHSGYYMTGNEQLEPEQAWGFNAELEQSIFEYARICGGYFQYEIEEMIYTTVLEDDYVSGLPLMTYTNLKSARIYGAEGSVGVYPHDWVGLQLSYTYSETRDLDEDQPLGTTPKHNASARLFWEIEPWGLGGHVGAQYQSQRDYIGMGGRWYTADERFSTSARIYQRIGRHVELGFKVDNWLGYKWDREGDGDCDMPPTGYYGSLKLKL, from the coding sequence GTGAACATCCTGGGAATAAAAACCTATTGTCCGATGGCGCTGCTGGCCGCGGCCGTGGCTATGCTGTGCGTATTAATGCCGGCGGCGGCGATTGCCGCGGATCAAGAACAGAACGACGACGACGACGATCAGGACCAGGGCGAGGGCAACGACGTCGAGCTGCCCGAGCTGGTGGTCACCGGCACACGAACGCCGCACGAGCTATCCGATGCGCCGGTGCCGATCTCGATCGTCGAGGGCGACGAGATCGAGGCCGCGGGCGCTGTTGACGCGGGCGATGCGATCCAGAGCGTGCCCGGCGTGTTCGTCGACGACTACGAGTCGGCCAGTCGCGGCGGCCCGGGATCGGGCGTCAACCTGCAAGGCCTGCCCACCGACCGCGTGCTGATCCTGGTCGACGGCCAGCGCGTGCCCTGGACCATGCGCGCGCCCGACCTCGAACTGATCCCCGCGCGGCTGATCCGCCGTGTGGAGGTAGTTAAGGGACCGGCCAGCTCGCTCTACGGCTCGGACGCCGTGGGCGGCGTGGTCAACATCCTGACCCACAACCCGACCCGCAAGCCGCGCGCCGAGTTCGAGCTCGGCGCGGGCAGCTTCTATACCTTCGGCGGTAACGTTTTTCACTCCTGGTCCGCCGGTCCCATGGGTTGGGTGCTGAACTTCAACCGCGAGCAGTCCGACGGCTGGATCGACGCCAACGCCGCGCGTTCGCTGATCCAGATGGGCAAGGGCGTGGTCGACACCCTGCCCAAGCCCTACCACCGCGGGCATCCCTACGAGCTCAACGACGTCTTCGGCAAGCTCACGGCGCGCGCCGGCGAGCACCTCAAACTGCGGGCCCAGTCGCGCTACCACTGGGAGGACAACCAGCTCAGCGACACCGACTACGGCACGGTCTCGGACAACAAAACGCGACTGTCCGGCCTGGTCGGCGCGCAGCTCGACATCGGACGACTCAGCGTCGATCTGGACCTGGGATACTTTCGCCGCACGTTCCGCTATCGCGAGTTCTCCACGACCTACGTGATTAATCCCGTGCCTCCGCCGGACTACATCAAGGGCACCTCGAACAAGGGCAACACCACGGTCGGCGATGATTTCGACGCGCAGCTCAACTCCTCGTACCTGCTGGCCGGCTGGAACCTGCTCAGCGCCGGGCTCGCCTGGCGTCACGAGCAACTGGACTACTCGGCGTTCGAGACCAGCTCGATGACCGACGCCGAGCAGGCCTACGACGCATTTCAAACAGTGCTTTCGGCCTATTTGCAGGACGAGCTGTTTCTGCTGGGCGGTCGCTGGTCGATCGTGCCCGGCGTGCGTGTGGACTATCACGACACATGGGGCGTGGAGACCAACCCCAAGCTTTCGACCCTGGCCAAGCTCGGACCGAGCACCGCGCTGCGCTTAAGCGCGGGCAGGGCGTTTCTGGCGCCAACGCTCTCGCAGCTCTATCGGCCGACCTTCCGCCATTCGGGTTACTACATGACCGGCAACGAGCAGCTCGAGCCCGAACAGGCCTGGGGATTCAACGCCGAGCTCGAACAGTCGATTTTCGAGTACGCACGGATCTGCGGCGGATACTTCCAGTACGAGATCGAGGAGATGATCTACACCACCGTGCTCGAGGACGACTACGTCAGCGGCCTGCCGCTGATGACCTACACCAACCTCAAAAGCGCGCGGATTTACGGGGCCGAGGGGTCGGTCGGCGTCTATCCCCACGACTGGGTCGGGCTGCAACTGAGCTACACCTACAGCGAGACGCGCGACCTGGACGAAGACCAGCCGTTGGGCACTACTCCCAAGCACAACGCCTCGGCGCGGCTGTTCTGGGAGATCGAGCCCTGGGGCCTGGGCGGACACGTCGGCGCGCAGTATCAGTCCCAGCGTGACTACATCGGCATGGGCGGACGCTGGTACACGGCGGACGAGCGCTTCAGCACCAGCGCGCGGATCTATCAGCGCATCGGCCGCCACGTGGAGCTGGGGTTCAAGGTCGATAACTGGCTGGGGTACAAGTGGGACCGCGAAGGGGACGGCGATTGCGACATGCCGCCCACCGGCTATTACGGATCGCTCAAGCTCAAATTGTAG
- a CDS encoding formate/nitrite family transporter, whose translation MSEKISFDALIPAAMANKAENVGVAKGNMDAISMFFLAILAGAFIAMGAVFCTTAVTNGGDLPYGITKLLGGLAFCLGLILVVVAGAELFTGNNLIVMAVASKKLPMSKLLRNWVIVYVGNLIGSVLTAYLMYLTRTWETGAGGALGITAVNIAGGKAGLTFVVALTRGIFCNALVCLAVWLCFSARSVEGKILAIIFPIAAFVAAGFEHCVANMYFIPAGLFIKSGASPEYLAAAKDVALANLTWGKFFIGNLLPVTIGNIIGGSGFVGVVYWIVYRRNAKD comes from the coding sequence ATGAGCGAGAAAATCTCTTTTGACGCTTTGATCCCGGCTGCGATGGCGAACAAGGCCGAGAACGTCGGAGTGGCAAAGGGTAACATGGACGCGATTTCCATGTTTTTCCTTGCCATTCTGGCTGGCGCCTTCATCGCGATGGGCGCCGTGTTCTGCACAACTGCGGTCACCAACGGTGGCGATCTGCCTTATGGCATTACCAAGCTGCTCGGTGGCTTGGCGTTCTGCCTGGGTTTAATCCTGGTAGTAGTTGCGGGCGCGGAACTTTTCACCGGCAACAACTTGATCGTGATGGCCGTTGCCAGCAAAAAGCTGCCGATGTCCAAGCTGCTGCGCAACTGGGTGATCGTCTACGTGGGCAACTTAATCGGCTCAGTGCTGACAGCCTACTTGATGTACCTCACCCGCACCTGGGAGACCGGTGCTGGTGGAGCATTGGGTATCACGGCCGTCAATATCGCCGGCGGCAAAGCCGGTTTGACCTTCGTCGTGGCGCTGACCCGCGGCATTTTCTGTAACGCGCTGGTCTGCCTGGCCGTGTGGCTGTGCTTCTCGGCGCGTAGCGTCGAAGGCAAGATCCTGGCAATCATCTTCCCGATCGCAGCGTTTGTCGCCGCCGGGTTTGAGCATTGTGTTGCCAACATGTACTTCATCCCGGCCGGCCTGTTCATCAAGTCCGGTGCGAGCCCCGAGTACTTGGCAGCGGCCAAGGATGTGGCGCTGGCCAACCTGACCTGGGGGAAATTCTTCATCGGCAACCTGCTGCCTGTAACCATCGGTAACATCATCGGTGGTTCCGGATTCGTGGGCGTTGTCTACTGGATCGTCTATCGCAGGAATGCAAAAGACTGA
- a CDS encoding NAD(P)H-dependent oxidoreductase subunit E, which translates to MQTSTNGTIISLCKDYGNSPMRLMDVVQAVQAKFGHVSGEAMEIIARQLGTHRVEVQGVVSFYAFLSEQPQGKIVIRLSNCAMGNIGGAQQIGEALEQELGISFGQTTPDSMISLEHTSCIGMCDQCPAALVNDVVVTGLTPDSAREMARKLKQTGDPRSLITQPGEGNNASELVNQMVRNNLRKAGEVIFSDYQPGAALAKALELSPEELIGQIKDSKLRGRGGAGFPTGMKWEFARRAKGERRFVICNADEGEPGTFKDRVILTQMPELMIEGMTLAGYAIGSSEGIIYLRGEYAYLRRFLEATLDQRRAAGLLGKDIGGKAGFYFDIRIQMGAGAYICGEETALIASAEGGRGEPKNRPPFPAQKGYLDAPTIVNNVETFCCAARVAENGPAWFAAIGDPESPGTKLLSVSGDIERPGVYEMEMGVTVTELLAEVGAQDAVAVQVGGPSGQCIGQDKFDNRISYSDLATGGSMMVFGPQRDVLEIASHFMEFFIEESCGFCTPCRVGNVLLKQRLDLIREGQGEPSDIDYLTELGKAVKVTSRCGLGQTSPNPILTTIENFRALYDSKLHEVTDGMQSTFDINKALGDAVRVQGRQPVHFDD; encoded by the coding sequence ATGCAAACTTCCACTAATGGCACCATTATATCCTTGTGCAAGGATTATGGCAATTCACCAATGCGCTTAATGGACGTTGTCCAGGCAGTGCAGGCGAAGTTCGGCCACGTCAGCGGCGAGGCAATGGAGATCATCGCTCGCCAGCTGGGTACACACCGCGTCGAGGTTCAGGGAGTGGTCAGCTTCTACGCTTTTCTCTCCGAGCAACCCCAGGGCAAAATTGTCATCCGACTATCGAACTGTGCGATGGGCAACATCGGCGGCGCCCAGCAGATCGGCGAGGCGCTGGAGCAGGAGCTGGGCATCAGCTTTGGCCAGACCACGCCGGACTCGATGATCTCCCTTGAGCACACCTCATGCATCGGAATGTGCGACCAGTGTCCCGCGGCCCTGGTCAACGACGTGGTGGTCACCGGCCTGACTCCCGACAGCGCGCGCGAGATGGCGCGCAAGCTTAAGCAGACCGGCGACCCGCGCTCGCTGATCACCCAGCCGGGCGAGGGCAACAACGCCTCGGAGCTGGTAAACCAGATGGTGCGCAACAACCTGCGCAAGGCCGGCGAGGTGATCTTCAGCGACTACCAGCCCGGCGCGGCGTTGGCCAAGGCGCTCGAGCTCAGCCCCGAGGAGTTGATCGGACAGATCAAGGACAGCAAGCTGCGCGGCCGCGGCGGCGCCGGATTCCCCACGGGCATGAAGTGGGAATTTGCGCGCAGGGCCAAGGGCGAGCGGCGTTTTGTGATCTGCAACGCCGACGAGGGCGAGCCGGGCACTTTCAAAGACCGCGTGATCCTGACCCAGATGCCCGAGCTGATGATCGAGGGCATGACCTTAGCGGGCTACGCCATCGGCTCAAGCGAGGGCATCATCTACCTACGCGGCGAATACGCCTATCTGCGCCGGTTCCTTGAGGCCACCCTGGATCAGCGTCGCGCCGCCGGACTGCTGGGCAAGGACATCGGCGGCAAGGCTGGGTTTTACTTCGACATCCGGATCCAGATGGGCGCCGGCGCCTATATCTGCGGCGAGGAGACCGCGCTGATCGCCTCGGCCGAGGGCGGACGCGGCGAGCCCAAGAATCGCCCGCCCTTCCCCGCTCAAAAGGGCTACCTCGACGCGCCGACGATCGTCAACAACGTCGAGACCTTCTGCTGCGCGGCGCGCGTGGCCGAAAACGGCCCAGCGTGGTTCGCGGCCATCGGCGACCCGGAGAGCCCGGGCACCAAGCTGCTCAGCGTCTCGGGCGACATCGAGCGCCCCGGCGTCTACGAGATGGAAATGGGCGTCACGGTCACCGAGCTGCTGGCCGAGGTCGGCGCCCAAGACGCAGTGGCGGTGCAGGTCGGCGGCCCCTCGGGCCAGTGCATCGGCCAGGACAAGTTCGACAACAGGATCAGCTACTCCGACCTGGCCACGGGCGGATCGATGATGGTCTTCGGCCCGCAGCGCGACGTGTTGGAGATCGCCTCGCACTTCATGGAATTCTTCATCGAGGAGAGCTGCGGCTTCTGCACCCCCTGCCGCGTGGGCAATGTGCTGCTCAAACAGCGCCTCGACTTGATCCGCGAGGGCCAGGGCGAGCCCAGCGACATCGATTACCTGACCGAACTTGGCAAGGCGGTCAAGGTCACCAGCCGCTGCGGCCTGGGGCAGACCTCGCCCAACCCGATACTGACCACGATCGAGAATTTCCGTGCCCTGTACGATTCGAAGCTGCACGAGGTCACCGACGGCATGCAGTCGACGTTCGACATCAACAAGGCGCTGGGCGACGCAGTGAGGGTTCAGGGCCGTCAGCCGGTTCACTTTGACGACTGA